Proteins from a genomic interval of Zingiber officinale cultivar Zhangliang chromosome 1B, Zo_v1.1, whole genome shotgun sequence:
- the LOC122042738 gene encoding dehydrin Xero 1-like, with amino-acid sequence MVEWLGFSGPALKRDEHGYLIPQTDSYGNPIRIDEYGNPLPVNQGYGIGAGKEKHHRGAGLTGILHRSGSSSSSSSEDDGMGGRRKKKKGLKEKIKEKLPGAHKSGEEKEKQEEGEHEHEKKGFMEKIKEKLPGHHKD; translated from the exons ATGGTGGAATGGTTAGGGTTCTCCG GGCCGGCCCTGAAGAGGGACGAGCACGGCTACTTAATCCCGCAGACCGACTCATACGGTAACCCCATCCGCATCGACGAGTACGGAAACCCCCTCCCCGTCAACCAAGGCTACGGCATCGGCGCCGGAAAGGAGAAGCACCACCGCGGCGCCGGACTCACCGGCATACTCCACCGCTCCGGTAGCTCCAGCTCCAGCTCA TCTGAGGATGATGGGATGGGAGGAcggcggaagaagaagaaggggctgAAGGAGAAGATCAAAGAGAAGTTACCGGGTGCTCACAAGagcggagaggagaaggagaagcaGGAGGAGGGAGAGCACGAGCACGAGAAGAAGGGATTCATGGAGAAGATTAAGGAGAAGTTGCCTGGCCACCACAAAGACTAG
- the LOC121982198 gene encoding U-box domain-containing protein 15-like produces the protein MEKTPVPGVDQGGRVLDEEAAGPREHDVDDLIQELLEMIQSASSFGDYRRLQRKECFNLVRRMKLVVPFLEEIKELQDPIPDAAYDRLCCLHKAFTSARKLLRCCHDGSKIYLALESEAMMGRFHMVYEKIKQSLDDMPYEQLGITDEVKEQVELMSVQLKRAKRKTDTQDMELAMDLMVLLPQEQNRNADGAILERLAKNLELQTLPDLRAETMAIKKLIKERGGQSGENTQQIINLLNKFKQISGIEDSNGLDDVTLPKYLEKCPSLMIPSDFLCPITLEIMMDPVIVATGQTYERRSIQKWLDAGHRACPKTRQNLAHLSLTSNYALRNVIINWCEKNKIELLKREQIEDSDCLEGKDDVPSLVEQLSSIHLDVQRKAVKRIRSLAKENPDNRVAIAKHGGIPALVSLLNYPDSKLKEHAVTALLNLSIDELNKRLIAKEDAIPLIVEVLKIGTVGGKENSAAALFSLSMLDENKELIGSMNGIPPLVDLLQNGTIRGKKDAATALFNLLLNCKNKVRAIEAGIMTPLRTLLDDKNLSMEDEALSIFLLLASRPEGRGVIEKRSFIQKLVQLIKEGNSKTKECAVAVLLELGSHDSSFTSTLMQFGAYEHICEIERSGTNRAQRKAKSLLQLMRQCQLPRSLARPKG, from the exons ATGGAGAAGACCCCCGTCCCAGGGGTTGATCAAGGAGGAAGAGTCCTCGACGAGGAGGCTGCAGGTCCACGAGAGCACGATGTGGACGACCTGATCCAGGAGCTACTGGAGATGATCCAATCCGCCTCCTCCTTCGGGGACTATCGCCGGTTGCAGCGGAAGGAGTGCTTCAACCTCGTGCGCCGGATGAAGCTGGTCGTCCCATTCTTAGAGGAGATTAAGGAGCTCCAAGATCCGATCCCCGACGCGGCATACGATCGGCTCTGTTGCCTCCACAAGGCCTTTACTTCCGCTCGGAAGCTGCTTCGGTGCTGCCATGACGGCAGCAAGATCTATCTG GCGTTGGAGAGCGAGGCTATGATGGGACGATTTCACATGGTTTACGAAAAAATCAAGCAATCGCTGGATGACATGCCGTACGAGCAGCTTGGCATTACAGATGAAGTGAAGGAACAA GTTGAGCTAATGAGCGTGCAATTGAAGAGGGCCAAGAGGAAAACAGACACACAAGACATGGAATTAGCGATGGATCTAATGGTGTTACTCCCCCAGGAGCAAAATCGAAATGCCGATGGTGCCATACTTGAAAGACTCGCCAAGAATCTAGAGCTGCAGACCCTCCCAGATTTGAGGGCAGAAACGATGGCCATCAAGAAGCTCATCAAAGAAAGAGGCGGGCAGAGCGGTGAAAACACCCAACAGATCATCAATCTGCTCAACAAATTTAAGCAAATTTCTGGAATCGAAGACAGCAATGGCTTGGATGATGTCACCTTGCCCAAGTACCTGGAGAAGTGCCCTTCCTTGATGATTCCCAGTGATTTCCTCTGTCCCATTACTTTGGAGATCATGATGGATCCGGTGATAGTCGCAACAGGACAG ACGTACGAACGACGAAGCATACAGAAATGGCTGGACGCAGGCCATCGAGCATGCCCCAAGACCAGGCAAAATTTGGCTCATCTTTCACTAACTTCCAACTACGCTCTTCGGAACGTGATTATCAATTGGTGCGAGAAGAACAAGATCGAGCTGTTGAAGCGCGAACAGATCGAGGACTCCGATTGCTTGGAGGGCAAGGATGATGTCCCTTCCCTGGTCGAGCAATTGTCAAGCATTCATCTCGATGTGCAACGCAAGGCGGTGAAGCGGATCCGTTCGTTGGCCAAAGAGAACCCCGACAACAGAGTTGCGATCGCCAAACATGGCGGAATACCTGCCCTCGTCAGCCTCCTAAATTACCCCGACTCAAAGTTGAAAGAACACGCGGTCACGGCCCTGCTAAACTTGTCCATCGACGAGTTGAACAAGAGACTAATAGCCAAAGAAGACGCGATCCCACTGATAGTAGAGGTTCTCAAGATTGGCACGGTGGGGGGGAAGGAGAACTCGGCCGCGGCCTTGTTCAGTTTGTCAATGCTCGACGAGAACAAGGAGTTGATAGGAAGCATGAACGGCATCCCTCCGTTGGTGGACCTGCTACAGAATGGCACCATTAGAGGGAAGAAAGATGCTGCCACCGCACTCTTTAACTTGCTTCTGAACTGCAAAAACAAAGTCAGAGCCATTGAAGCGGGAATAATGACTCCGTTACGTACGCTGCTGGACGACAAGAACCTCAGCATGGAGGACGAAGCGCTCTCGATTTTTCTTCTTCTCGCATCGCGTCCTGAAGGGCGCGGCGTGATAGAGAAGCGTTCGTTCATTCAGAAACTTGTGCAGTTGATCAAGGAGGGCAACTCGAAGACCAAGGAATGTGCAGTCGCGGTGCTGCTCGAGTTGGGTTCACACGATTCTTCCTTCACGTCGACGTTGATGCAATTTGGTGCGTACGAGCATATCTGTGAGATAGAGAGAAGTGGAACTAACAGAGCGCAGAGAAAGGCCAAGTCCCTGTTGCAGCTCATGCGTCAGTGCCAATTGCCAAGAAGTTTAGCCAGGCCCAagggttaa
- the LOC121982208 gene encoding GDSL esterase/lipase At5g42170-like: protein MYQTNYVLPSIIVVILFLILFRIPITISQERPPIPAVLVFGDSIVDPGNNNMLITPARANFPPYGRDFPGHEPTGRFSNGRIPPDIIVSLLRIKDLLPPYRAPDLENQELLTGVSFASAASGFDNLTATVPKVFSLWDQLEMYKEYKRKLIAIAGEAAADAIIRESAHAIFSGNNDILTTYFFTTIRQRTFDLPSYINYLVNAAGSFVNELYKLGARRIVVAGVPPLGCVPAARTVGGGENRDCVETYNQAATLFNLELSRSLEQLNVDLFGARIIYLNIYDTVMDLIQHGSDYGFEETTRGCCGTGELEASIFCNEFSPCTCPESETHKYLFWDGFHPTERAFRIIITALRSQFMRVL, encoded by the exons ATGTATCAAACGAATTACGTACTCCCCAGCATTATTGTTGTCATTCTGTTCCTAATTCTGTTTCGAATTCCAATCACTATATCTCAAGAACGTCCACCAATCCCTGCCGTGCTCGTCTTCGGCGACTCCATCGTCGATCCAGGAAACAACAACATGCTCATCACACCGGCCAGGGCCAACTTCCCTCCTTACGGCAGGGACTTCCCAGGACACGAACCAACAGGAAGGTTCAGCAATGGAAGAATCCCTCCAGATATCATAG TTTCATTGCTCAGAATTAAAGATCTTTTGCCCCCTTACCGTGCTCCTGACTTGGAGAACCAAGAGCTGCTCACTGGAGTAAGCTTTGCATCTGCTGCTTCAGGCTTCGATAATCTCACAGCTACAGTGCCG AAAGTCTTCTCGTTGTGGGATCAACTGGAGATGTACAAAGAGTATAAGAGAAAGTTGATAGCCATTGCAGGTGAAGCAGCGGCAGATGCCATAATAAGAGAAAGTGCTCATGCGATATTCTCTGGGAACAACGATATCTTGACCACATACTTCTTTACCACTATTAGACAAAGGACCTTCGATCTGCCTTCCTACATCAACTACCTGGTTAATGCCGCCGGCAGCTTCGTAAAC GAATTATACAAATTGGGAGCTCGAAGGATTGTCGTAGCAGGAGTGCCTCCCCTGGGCTGTGTGCCGGCGGCGAGGACCGTCGGCGGAGGAGAGAATAGAGACTGTGTCGAGACTTACAATCAAGCGGCCACCTTGTTCAACCTTGAGCTATCCAGGAGCTTAGAGCAACTCAATGTGGATCTTTTCGGAGCTCGGATCATTTACTTGAACATCTACGATACCGTGATGGATCTCATTCAACATGGCTCGGATTATG GGTTTGAGGAAACGACAAGAGGATGTTGTGGGACTGGAGAATTGGAAGCTTCAATTTTTTGTAATGAGTTTAGCCCGTGTACGTGCCCAGAATCAGAGACGCATAAGTATTTGTTTTGGGATGGTTTTCATCCGACGGAAAGAGCATTCCGGATCATCATTACAGCTCTGCGGTCGCAGTTCATGCGTGTGTTGTGA
- the LOC121982216 gene encoding SKP1-like protein 1, with the protein MAKAITLRSSDGEVFEVDEAVAMESQTIKHMIEDDCADNGIPLPNVTSKILSKVIEYCKKHVEVSVATASKTTDDASRLDEDLKSWDSEFVKVDQATLFDLILAANYLNIKGLLDLTCQTVADMIKGKTPEEIRKTFNIKNDFTPEEEEEVRRENQWAFE; encoded by the exons ATGGCGAAGGCGATCACGCTGAGGAGCTCCGACGGTGAGGTATTCGAGGTCGACGAGGCGGTAGCCATGGAATCGCAGACCATCAAGCACATGATCGAGGACGATTGCGCCGACAACGGCATTCCTCTTCCAAACGTCACCTCGAAAATCCTATCGAAAGTTATCGAGTATTGCAAGAAGCACGTCGAAGTCTCCGTCGCTACTGCCTCGAAGACAACCGATGACGCCTCCCGGCTTGACGAAGATCTCAAGTCCTGGGATTCAGAGTTTGTTAAGGTCGATCAGGCCACCCTATTTGATCTTATACTG GCTGCAAACTACCTGAATATAAAAGGGCTTCTCGATTTGACTTGCCAAACTGTGGCTGATATGATCAAGGGAAAGACTCCTGAAGAAATCCGCAAAACATTTAACATAAAAAATGACTTTACtccagaggaagaggaagaagttcgAAGGGAGAATCAGTGGGCCTTTGAATGA
- the LOC122042747 gene encoding glutathione S-transferase T3-like has product MSFPPQNLQNFQGFGNSMNHLNYAPRDPYQPIPAEYWQNMSHPYFTPSVGTPHTTGMSFTLSMSNEPATPTFVPETQLSDRESPIEVVNLEKTVSNAEGIRKHSSWTKVEDKVLARSFVTINDDPIIGNDQKADAFWGRVASYYNENFSLGSNTRSANVIRSHWHNTIQKKVYRFNANYNSIYSSYRSGHSDEDILRFAYEKYLSENNGVAFNLEHVWRIVKDRPMFTPQSTDHFVATKKTRTSESGASNTSSNQDVSIDMDYEDTHPMGQKAAKRKGKEKVKSTMEDLTSEVDLKQKQLEVEIKAKAALSKSEAKNRRLKLKEYEILNKDTL; this is encoded by the exons ATGTCGTTTCCtccacaaaatcttcaaaatttccaAGGTTTTGGAAATTCTATGAATCATCTGAATTATGCCCCTCGAGATCCATATCAACCGATTCCAGCCGAATATTGGCAAAACATGAGTCATCCATATTTCACACCGTCGGTTGGTACCCCGCACACAACTGGTATGTCTTTCACTCTTTCGATGTCGAATGAACCTGCAACTCCAACTTTTGTCCCAGAGACTCAACTTTCCGACCGTGAATCCCCAATTGAGGTGGTCAATTTAGAAAAGACGGTTTCAAATGCTGAGGGTATAAGAAAGCATTCAAGTTGGACAAAGGTTGAAGACAAGGTCTTAGCGAGAAGTTTTGTCACTATCAATGATGATCCAATAATCGGCAATGATCAAAAGGCGGATGCTTTTTGGGGACGAGTTGCAAGCTACTACAATGAGAATTTTTCCTTAGGTTCAAACACCAGAAGTGCAAATGTTATACGGTCACATTGGcacaatacaatccaaaagaagGTATATCGATTCAACGCAAATTACAATAGTATTTATAGTTCATATCGAAGTGGTCACAGTGATGAAGATATATTGAGGTTTGCGTACGAAAAATATCTATCCGAAAACAATGGTGTTGCATTCAATCTCGAACATGTGTGGAGAATTGTCAAAGATCGTCCAATGTTTACTCCACAGTCCACTGATCACTTTGTGGCCACAAAGAAGACGAGGACCTCAGAGTCGGGAGCAAGCAACACCTCCTCCAACCAAGATGTGAGTATAGACATGGATTATGAAGATACTCATCCAATGGGGCAAAAGGcagcaaaaagaaagggaaaagaaaaagtaaaatcgACTATGGAGGACCTGACA TCTGAAGTCGATTTGAAACAAAAACAACTCGAAGTAGAGATTAAGGCAAAAGCTGCATTGTCCAAATCTGAAGCTAAGAATCGTCGCTTGAAGTTGAAGGAGTACGAAATATTGAACAAAGACACCTTGTAG
- the LOC122042757 gene encoding uncharacterized protein LOC122042757 has translation MRRELFLHIVNALENHSAFFEQRDDVVRRKGLSPLQKCTAAIRQLAYGILADHPDEYLRMGESTAIRCLFKFCEYVVEIFGDRCLRRPNADDVQRLLQMHDERHGFPGMLGSLDCMHWKWKNCPVAWKGQFTRGHGSPTIILEAVASHDFWI, from the coding sequence ATGCGAAGAGAGTTATTCCTCCACATAGTGAATGCTTTAGAGAATCATTCAGCATTTTTTGAACAAAGGGATGATGTTGTACGAAGAAAAGGGTTGTCACCACTACAAAAATGCACCGCTGCGATTCGTCAACTGGCTTATGGAATCCTCGCCGATCATCCTGACGAGTACCTACGTATGGGTGAATCAACTGCCATCAGGTGCCTTTTCAAGTTCTGCGAATACGTTGTTGAAATATTTGGTGATAGGTGCTTGAGAAGGCCAAATGCTGATGATGTTCAACGTcttcttcaaatgcatgatgAGAGACATGGCTTTCCTGGCATGTTAGGTAGCCTTGATTGTATGCACTGGAAATGGAAAAATTGTCCAGTTGCTTGGAAAGGTCAATTTACAAGGGGACATGGGTCACCAACAATCATACTTGAAGCGGTCGCGTCTCATGACTTCTGGATATGA